A region from the Cryptosporangium arvum DSM 44712 genome encodes:
- the mtrA gene encoding MtrAB system response regulator MtrA, translating to MRARVLVVDDDPALAEMLGIVLRGEGFAPSFVADGEAALTVFRETRPDLVLLDLMLPGMSGLDVCRAVRAESGVPIVMLTAKSDTVDVVLGLESGADDYVVKPFKPKELVARVRARLRRGDEAPPETLTIGPPQSQVQIDVPGHSVTRDGSPIALTPLEFDLLVALARKPRQVFTREVLLEQVWGYRHAADTRLVNVHVQRLRAKVERDPEHPEVVLTVRGVGYKAGTG from the coding sequence ATGAGAGCGCGTGTGCTGGTGGTCGACGACGATCCTGCCCTGGCCGAGATGCTCGGAATCGTGCTACGAGGTGAGGGTTTCGCACCATCGTTCGTTGCGGACGGTGAGGCTGCCCTCACGGTGTTCCGGGAGACCCGCCCCGATCTCGTCCTGCTCGACCTCATGCTTCCGGGCATGAGCGGGCTGGACGTGTGCCGGGCGGTGCGGGCGGAGTCAGGCGTGCCGATCGTGATGCTGACGGCCAAGAGCGACACCGTCGACGTGGTGTTGGGACTGGAGTCCGGGGCGGACGACTACGTCGTCAAGCCGTTCAAACCGAAGGAACTGGTGGCCCGGGTACGGGCCCGGCTGCGGCGGGGGGACGAGGCGCCCCCCGAGACGCTGACGATCGGCCCGCCGCAGTCCCAGGTGCAGATCGACGTGCCGGGCCACTCGGTGACCAGGGACGGCAGCCCGATCGCGCTCACCCCGCTGGAGTTCGACCTGCTGGTGGCGCTGGCCCGCAAGCCGCGCCAGGTGTTCACCCGTGAGGTGCTGCTCGAGCAGGTCTGGGGTTACCGGCACGCGGCCGACACGCGGCTGGTCAACGTCCACGTCCAGCGGTTGCGGGCGAAGGTCGAGCGGGATCCGGAGCACCCCGAGGTGGTGCTCACCGTGCGCGGAGTCGGCTACAAAGCGGGCACCGGGTGA
- a CDS encoding Rieske (2Fe-2S) protein — translation MDNTRYTRGLLNRRSVLAGAGAVGVTIVASACSSYGDSASSDAAPASSAPAAAPTTGAASAEAPPAADALAKVADIPVGGGKIFDAEGVVVTQPEAGTFKAFSNVCTHQGCKVNKVATTIDCPCHASKFSISDGSPTAGPAKKPLAEKQVTVNGDSITLA, via the coding sequence ATGGATAACACCCGATACACGCGCGGGCTGCTCAACCGGCGCAGTGTTCTGGCCGGAGCCGGCGCGGTCGGCGTGACGATCGTCGCCAGCGCCTGCTCGAGCTACGGCGACAGTGCGAGCAGCGACGCCGCTCCGGCTTCCAGTGCTCCGGCCGCGGCCCCCACCACCGGTGCGGCGTCGGCGGAGGCACCGCCGGCCGCGGACGCGCTCGCCAAGGTCGCGGACATTCCGGTCGGCGGCGGCAAGATCTTCGACGCCGAGGGTGTGGTCGTCACCCAGCCCGAGGCGGGCACGTTCAAGGCCTTCTCGAACGTCTGCACCCACCAGGGCTGCAAGGTCAACAAGGTCGCGACGACGATCGACTGCCCCTGCCACGCCAGCAAGTTCTCGATCTCCGACGGTTCGCCGACGGCCGGCCCGGCGAAGAAGCCGCTCGCGGAGAAGCAGGTCACCGTCAACGGCGACTCGATCACGCTGGCGTAG
- a CDS encoding DUF4350 domain-containing protein, producing MIPTAAPVTGARSPWRFRVILTVVLLALVTLAVWLLVSTQSSSERAALDPDAANPGGTRALSVLLGDDDRPVTELTTTDDAMKRAAAGNVTVVVPFPYNLGGASLRRLAELPDTVRVVFVQADPFALDDLELDVRIDSAGVTETREPDCSLPEATSAGSADIGGYSYTGEGLTRCYDGHLAVLDRPARAELVFLGSGDPFTNKVLAEHGNAALSLGLLNAHADVIWLQRVSPEPIAKAEARSLSDLLPRWIPTALWMLAAAGLLAAFWRGRRLSAPVAEPLPVIVRSTETVEGRARLYRRARARPEAAEALRGAALARLRPVLGVNAHSDPREICEAIAERSGWPAAAVGQHLYGPPPTDDHGLVVHADALDALTAAVLTPKPHSEGQPS from the coding sequence GTGATCCCCACCGCCGCGCCGGTCACCGGCGCCCGGTCGCCGTGGCGCTTCCGCGTCATCCTCACCGTGGTGCTCCTCGCGCTCGTCACGCTCGCGGTGTGGTTGCTGGTGAGCACCCAGTCGTCGAGTGAGCGCGCGGCGCTCGACCCGGACGCCGCGAACCCCGGCGGCACCCGCGCGCTGTCCGTGCTGCTCGGCGACGACGATCGTCCGGTCACCGAGCTGACCACCACCGACGACGCGATGAAGCGCGCCGCCGCCGGCAACGTCACGGTCGTCGTGCCGTTCCCCTACAACCTCGGCGGGGCGAGCCTGCGTCGGCTGGCCGAACTGCCCGACACGGTCCGGGTCGTCTTCGTCCAGGCCGACCCGTTCGCCCTGGACGATCTGGAGCTCGACGTCCGGATCGACAGCGCGGGCGTCACCGAGACCCGTGAGCCCGACTGCTCGCTGCCCGAGGCCACCTCGGCCGGGAGCGCCGATATCGGCGGGTACTCCTACACCGGCGAGGGCCTTACCCGCTGCTACGACGGCCACCTGGCCGTGCTCGACCGGCCGGCCCGAGCCGAGCTGGTGTTCCTGGGCTCCGGCGATCCGTTCACCAACAAGGTGCTCGCCGAGCACGGCAACGCGGCGCTCTCGCTCGGCCTGCTCAACGCTCACGCCGACGTGATCTGGCTGCAGCGCGTCTCGCCGGAGCCGATCGCGAAGGCGGAGGCCCGGTCGCTCTCCGACCTGCTTCCCCGCTGGATCCCCACGGCGCTCTGGATGCTGGCCGCCGCCGGGCTGCTGGCCGCGTTCTGGCGGGGGCGTCGGCTGAGCGCCCCGGTGGCCGAGCCGCTGCCGGTCATCGTGCGCTCCACCGAGACCGTGGAAGGCCGCGCCCGCCTCTACCGGCGCGCCCGGGCCCGCCCGGAGGCCGCGGAGGCGCTCCGGGGTGCCGCGCTGGCCCGCCTGCGGCCGGTGCTCGGCGTCAACGCGCACTCCGATCCCCGCGAGATCTGCGAGGCGATCGCCGAACGGTCCGGGTGGCCGGCCGCGGCGGTCGGTCAGCACCTCTACGGTCCGCCGCCCACCGACGACCACGGCCTGGTCGTGCACGCCGACGCGCTCGACGCGCTCACCGCGGCCGTACTGACCCCGAAACCACATTCCGAAGGACAGCCGTCGTGA
- a CDS encoding stage II sporulation protein M translates to MDLDAYVAEHAGEWRRLEELLGRRRLTGSESDELIALYQRAATHLSAVQSRAPDPALVGRLSRLVARARSAVTGSSAPSWLTFARFFTVGFPVAVYRAWPWWCGVATAFSAVSFGLIAWFGTHPELAAQLAPESALRQLVEHDFADYYSENPAQDFAAQVWTNNALIAALCVFAGVLIVPLIIVLINNAVGVGEVGGVMVAYGKADVFFGLITPHGLLELTAVFVAAGAGLRIGWSWIAPGPGRTRAQALAETSRAAVLIALGLVVVLAISGVIEAFVTPSGLPTWARIGIGVVAFGGFLTYVFVLGRRAALAGETGDLALGEREDFAPAV, encoded by the coding sequence GTGGACCTGGACGCCTACGTGGCCGAACACGCGGGGGAGTGGCGCCGGCTCGAGGAGTTGCTCGGGCGGCGTCGCCTCACCGGCAGCGAGAGCGACGAGCTGATCGCTCTCTACCAGCGGGCGGCCACCCACCTCTCGGCGGTGCAGAGCCGCGCACCCGACCCCGCACTGGTGGGCCGGCTGTCCCGGCTGGTCGCGCGGGCCCGCTCCGCCGTCACCGGCAGCAGCGCGCCGTCCTGGCTGACGTTCGCCCGTTTCTTCACCGTCGGTTTCCCGGTGGCGGTGTACCGGGCCTGGCCCTGGTGGTGCGGGGTCGCCACCGCGTTCTCAGCGGTGTCGTTCGGCCTGATCGCGTGGTTCGGCACGCATCCCGAGCTCGCGGCCCAGCTCGCCCCGGAGTCGGCCCTGCGTCAGCTCGTCGAGCACGACTTCGCCGACTATTACTCCGAGAACCCGGCCCAGGACTTCGCCGCCCAGGTGTGGACCAACAACGCGCTGATCGCCGCGCTGTGCGTGTTCGCGGGCGTGCTGATCGTCCCGTTGATCATCGTGCTGATCAACAACGCGGTCGGCGTCGGTGAGGTCGGCGGCGTGATGGTGGCCTACGGCAAGGCCGACGTGTTCTTCGGCCTGATCACGCCGCACGGGCTGCTGGAGCTCACCGCGGTCTTCGTCGCCGCCGGCGCGGGGCTGCGCATCGGCTGGTCGTGGATCGCCCCGGGGCCGGGTCGTACGCGGGCCCAGGCGCTCGCCGAGACCTCGCGCGCGGCCGTGCTCATCGCGCTCGGCCTGGTGGTCGTGCTGGCGATCTCGGGCGTGATCGAAGCCTTCGTCACCCCCTCCGGATTGCCCACCTGGGCCCGGATCGGGATCGGCGTCGTGGCGTTCGGCGGCTTCCTGACCTACGTTTTTGTGCTCGGCCGACGCGCCGCGCTCGCCGGCGAGACCGGCGACCTGGCCCTCGGCGAGCGGGAGGACTTCGCCCCGGCGGTGTGA
- a CDS encoding DUF58 domain-containing protein gives MITGRVVLLCVAGAVVSAVLPWHATTAQIWLLVLALVCVVDWFLAGAAGKVTFRRKGATTTRLGESAVVTLVATNTGRRTVRARVRDAWVPSAGASPYVHDVVLKPGATERLDTTLVPTRRGDRPAVAVTVRSTGPLGLMYRQTRRRAIRRLTPAWTMRTLPPFASRRFLPEKLSRLRRLDGSLAVRARGQGTEFDALREYVDGDDVRSIDWRATARRSEVVVRTWRPERDRRLVLVVDTGRTSAARVGDIPRLDAAMDACLLLAAVAAKAGDRVELFAADVSVRTSVRGKGHASVVASIGEALAPVEPRLVESDFDLVVSEVLLRARKRCLVVLFTAIEPAPLAEGLLPVLSRLTDRHTVVLASVGDPAAAAMAAQRGTTEAVYEAAAAARGDAERRRIVGAMRNRGVEVVDAPADIFASTVTDTYLAMKAAGRL, from the coding sequence ATGATCACTGGCCGGGTCGTACTGCTCTGCGTCGCCGGGGCCGTGGTCAGCGCGGTGCTGCCGTGGCACGCCACCACCGCGCAGATCTGGCTCCTGGTGCTCGCGCTGGTCTGCGTCGTCGACTGGTTCCTCGCCGGGGCGGCGGGCAAGGTGACGTTCCGCCGGAAGGGCGCCACCACCACCCGGCTGGGCGAGTCGGCGGTGGTCACGCTGGTGGCCACGAACACCGGCCGGCGCACGGTTCGCGCCCGCGTCCGGGACGCGTGGGTGCCGTCCGCGGGCGCGTCGCCCTACGTCCACGACGTGGTGCTGAAACCCGGCGCGACCGAGCGCCTCGACACCACGCTGGTGCCCACCCGGCGGGGAGACCGGCCCGCGGTGGCGGTCACCGTGCGCTCCACCGGCCCGCTCGGTCTCATGTACCGGCAGACCCGCCGCCGCGCGATCCGGCGGCTCACCCCGGCGTGGACGATGCGGACGCTTCCGCCGTTCGCCTCCCGCCGGTTCCTGCCGGAGAAACTCTCCCGCCTGCGCCGCCTCGACGGTTCGCTCGCCGTGCGTGCCCGCGGTCAAGGCACCGAGTTCGACGCGCTGCGCGAGTACGTGGACGGCGACGACGTCCGTTCGATCGACTGGAGGGCCACCGCGCGCCGCAGCGAGGTGGTCGTGCGTACCTGGCGTCCGGAGCGGGATCGGCGCCTGGTGCTCGTCGTCGACACCGGGCGCACGTCGGCGGCCCGGGTCGGGGACATCCCCCGGCTCGACGCGGCGATGGACGCGTGCCTGCTGCTGGCCGCGGTGGCCGCGAAGGCCGGCGACCGGGTGGAGCTGTTCGCCGCGGACGTGTCGGTGCGCACGTCGGTACGGGGCAAGGGCCACGCGAGCGTCGTCGCGTCGATCGGCGAGGCGCTGGCGCCGGTGGAGCCTCGGCTGGTCGAGTCGGACTTCGACCTGGTCGTGTCCGAGGTGCTCCTGCGGGCCCGGAAACGCTGCCTGGTCGTGCTGTTCACCGCGATCGAACCGGCGCCGCTGGCCGAGGGCCTGCTACCGGTGCTGAGCCGGCTCACCGACCGGCACACGGTCGTGCTGGCGTCGGTCGGCGACCCGGCCGCCGCCGCGATGGCCGCGCAGCGCGGCACCACCGAGGCGGTCTACGAGGCGGCGGCCGCGGCCCGCGGCGACGCCGAGCGGCGCCGGATCGTCGGCGCGATGCGTAACCGGGGCGTCGAGGTCGTCGACGCCCCGGCGGACATTTTCGCCTCGACGGTCACCGACACCTACCTGGCGATGAAGGCGGCCGGCCGGCTCTGA
- a CDS encoding DUF6529 family protein: MTKLIVPLAVGAGVAVVLGVYGKVHTPTGIAVSVAGFSGPLTVKVWLATAAIVFAVVQLVTALAMWGKLPLRGAWVSPVHRWSGRIAFVLTIPVVVHCLYALGFATYDTRTLAHSLLGCVFFGAFTTKMLVLTKHGLAGWVLPLFGGTVFAALVGVWATSALWFFSTSGVQF; encoded by the coding sequence GTGACGAAGCTGATCGTCCCGCTCGCGGTCGGCGCCGGGGTCGCCGTCGTCCTCGGCGTCTACGGCAAGGTGCACACCCCCACCGGTATCGCGGTGAGCGTCGCCGGCTTCTCGGGGCCGCTCACCGTGAAGGTCTGGCTCGCGACCGCGGCGATCGTGTTCGCCGTCGTCCAACTCGTCACCGCGCTCGCGATGTGGGGCAAGCTTCCACTCCGCGGGGCCTGGGTGAGCCCGGTGCACCGCTGGTCGGGCCGGATCGCGTTCGTGCTCACGATCCCGGTGGTCGTTCACTGTCTGTACGCGCTCGGCTTCGCCACCTACGACACCCGGACGCTGGCGCACTCGCTGCTCGGCTGCGTCTTCTTCGGGGCGTTCACGACCAAGATGCTCGTGCTGACCAAGCACGGCCTGGCCGGCTGGGTGCTGCCCCTGTTCGGGGGAACGGTGTTCGCCGCTCTGGTCGGAGTGTGGGCCACGTCCGCGCTCTGGTTCTTCTCCACCAGCGGCGTGCAGTTCTGA
- a CDS encoding DUF4129 domain-containing protein, which yields MTPLEPVPRQPAAEEAAKELSKQIYQDEKPSLLQRVIDWILDTIDHLLDRAQASGPGGKIGLLIFVLLVVVVVAGLIWRFGLPGRNASVRRKTDPVTPTRSATEHETRADAYAAEGRWAEAVRERLRGVVAGLVARDLVDNRPGRTAHELAVEAGRVLPGASADLTEAAELFAEIWYGERTATAEHDQRMRGIATRVAAARPSEGELVGAGSWVAPGTSAPGTSAPGTSAPGTSAGEDR from the coding sequence ATGACGCCGCTCGAACCCGTTCCCCGGCAGCCCGCGGCCGAGGAGGCCGCGAAAGAGCTGTCCAAACAGATCTACCAGGACGAGAAGCCGTCGCTGCTGCAGCGCGTGATCGACTGGATCCTGGACACGATCGACCACCTGCTCGACCGCGCCCAGGCCAGCGGCCCCGGCGGCAAGATCGGGCTGCTGATCTTCGTACTGCTGGTCGTCGTGGTGGTGGCCGGTTTGATCTGGCGGTTCGGCCTGCCCGGCCGGAACGCGTCGGTGCGGCGCAAGACCGACCCGGTGACGCCCACCCGCAGCGCCACCGAGCACGAGACCCGCGCCGACGCGTACGCGGCCGAGGGGCGCTGGGCCGAGGCGGTCCGGGAACGTCTCCGCGGCGTCGTGGCCGGTCTCGTCGCCCGCGACCTGGTCGACAACCGTCCCGGGCGCACCGCGCACGAGCTCGCGGTCGAGGCCGGGCGGGTGCTGCCGGGCGCCTCCGCCGACCTGACCGAGGCCGCCGAGCTGTTCGCCGAGATCTGGTACGGCGAGCGCACCGCGACCGCCGAGCACGACCAGCGGATGCGTGGGATCGCCACCCGCGTCGCCGCGGCCCGGCCGAGCGAGGGCGAACTCGTCGGCGCCGGTTCCTGGGTGGCCCCCGGAACGTCGGCACCCGGAACGTCGGCCCCGGGCACCTCGGCCCCGGGCACCTCGGCCGGGGAGGACCGGTGA
- a CDS encoding adenylate/guanylate cyclase domain-containing protein, with translation MLTTVPRLPPAVQPVRAVVWALHLLVPVAGLWLLLAVPAADVLWHHPPSHFWLVLNVAAISLLPGIAMTAAALNRRDARLFLVSLCFLSSAGFLLLHALATPLVLVDHANVGFDLSQPTGLTISAVFAALSALPLDSDRVLALRIPLWGGLTAVMVAWGAVTLLDLPPLNAAPQVRDVEGWQTAVAVLAVALYVAAALRYYQLHRRAPAAVLVSILTAFVLLAEAMVAVTLADKWHLSWWEWHVLLVFAFGFVAYSAYVQYRKEGSSAGLFDAVMLAPTVRAVRAQYEAALEELVTVLRERERSGRTTAEPLAQQLAQRFGLTERQAVVLDRAGTALAAEREISALLGALVTVGERARVGLGERELLDEVLARVRPAYGEVHVGLVDNGALSVDGRAYDPATLTAPRRDDERLIYPLTVKGRVAGVVEIPARSGETWAALLANQLSIVVENARLYAELGTLFRQYLSPDVASALLADPAQAALGGSIVEVTALFADLRGFTTFSEQADPTEIVTMLNRYHGVAVPCILDNGGTVVQFVGDALLALFNAPARQPDHAARAVRAGLGLQTAVDAIAEGRPGWPRFRVGINTGSALVGNIGSEALRGFNAMGDAVNVAARLQTLAQPGQVVIGDATMKQLGPEVSAYSLGELTVKGRLQPVRAYVVGAS, from the coding sequence TTGCTGACAACGGTGCCGCGCCTACCACCGGCCGTGCAGCCGGTCCGGGCGGTCGTCTGGGCCCTGCATCTGCTCGTGCCGGTCGCCGGTCTCTGGCTCCTTCTGGCCGTGCCGGCGGCGGACGTGCTCTGGCACCACCCGCCGAGCCACTTCTGGCTCGTGCTCAACGTCGCCGCGATCAGCCTGCTGCCGGGCATCGCGATGACCGCGGCCGCGCTGAACCGGCGCGACGCCCGGCTCTTCCTGGTGTCGCTGTGTTTCCTCTCGTCGGCCGGGTTCCTGTTGCTCCACGCGCTGGCGACGCCACTCGTGCTCGTCGATCACGCGAACGTCGGGTTCGACCTGTCCCAGCCCACCGGGCTCACGATCTCGGCGGTGTTCGCCGCGCTCTCCGCGCTCCCGCTCGACTCCGACCGGGTGCTGGCACTGCGGATCCCGCTCTGGGGCGGGCTCACCGCGGTCATGGTGGCCTGGGGCGCGGTGACGCTCCTCGACCTGCCGCCGTTGAACGCGGCGCCGCAGGTCCGCGACGTCGAGGGGTGGCAGACGGCCGTGGCGGTGCTGGCCGTCGCGCTGTACGTGGCCGCGGCGCTGCGGTACTACCAGCTCCACCGCCGGGCCCCGGCCGCCGTCCTGGTCAGCATCCTCACCGCGTTCGTGCTGCTGGCCGAAGCGATGGTCGCGGTGACGCTCGCCGACAAGTGGCACCTCTCCTGGTGGGAGTGGCACGTCCTGCTGGTGTTCGCGTTCGGCTTCGTGGCCTACAGCGCGTACGTGCAGTACCGGAAGGAGGGCTCGAGCGCCGGCCTGTTCGACGCGGTCATGCTCGCGCCGACCGTGCGTGCGGTCCGGGCGCAGTACGAGGCCGCGCTGGAGGAACTCGTCACCGTGCTGCGCGAGCGCGAACGCAGCGGACGCACCACCGCGGAGCCGCTGGCCCAGCAGCTGGCCCAGCGGTTCGGGCTCACCGAACGGCAGGCCGTCGTCCTGGACCGGGCCGGCACCGCGCTCGCCGCCGAGCGGGAGATCTCGGCGCTGCTCGGCGCGCTGGTGACGGTCGGCGAACGGGCCCGGGTCGGGCTGGGTGAGCGAGAGCTCCTCGACGAGGTGCTCGCCCGGGTACGGCCGGCCTACGGGGAGGTCCACGTCGGACTCGTCGACAACGGGGCGCTGTCCGTGGACGGTCGCGCCTACGACCCGGCCACGCTCACCGCTCCGCGCCGGGACGACGAGCGGCTGATCTATCCGCTGACCGTCAAGGGCCGGGTGGCGGGTGTCGTCGAGATCCCCGCCCGAAGCGGCGAAACCTGGGCCGCGCTGCTGGCCAACCAGCTCTCGATCGTGGTGGAGAACGCCCGCCTCTACGCCGAGCTGGGCACGCTGTTCCGGCAGTACCTGTCGCCCGACGTCGCCTCGGCGCTGCTGGCCGACCCGGCGCAGGCAGCGCTGGGCGGCTCGATCGTCGAGGTCACGGCGCTCTTCGCCGACCTACGCGGGTTCACGACGTTCTCCGAGCAGGCCGACCCCACCGAGATCGTGACGATGCTCAACCGCTACCACGGGGTTGCGGTGCCGTGCATCCTCGACAACGGCGGCACCGTCGTGCAGTTCGTGGGGGACGCGCTGCTGGCTCTGTTCAACGCGCCCGCCCGGCAGCCCGATCACGCGGCCCGGGCCGTGCGCGCCGGGCTGGGCCTGCAGACCGCGGTGGACGCGATCGCGGAGGGACGGCCGGGCTGGCCGCGGTTCCGGGTCGGCATCAACACCGGGTCCGCCCTGGTCGGCAACATCGGCAGCGAGGCACTACGGGGGTTCAACGCGATGGGTGACGCCGTGAACGTCGCCGCTCGGCTGCAGACGCTGGCGCAGCCCGGCCAGGTCGTCATCGGCGACGCGACGATGAAGCAGCTCGGGCCCGAGGTGAGCGCGTACTCCCTGGGCGAACTCACCGTGAAGGGTCGCCTGCAGCCGGTCCGGGCCTACGTCGTGGGCGCCTCGTGA
- a CDS encoding Crp/Fnr family transcriptional regulator, protein MTAEPPPTEFWGLLKPSETEDFLALARPRSWARGAVIFRESDESDSVLVLVSGRVKAYSSTGGGTEVLLAVRGPGALVGELAAIDQRPRSATVEALEPVTALMLPLGAFQEYLRAHGRIALLLAQTLADRLRDADRKRIEFGAHDTLGRVAARLVELADRFGQPTEEGVRIALPLSQDELAGWIGASREAVSKALQTLRADGTIRTSRLTVVVHDLPALRARALDF, encoded by the coding sequence GTGACCGCGGAGCCGCCGCCCACCGAGTTCTGGGGGTTGCTGAAACCGTCGGAGACCGAAGACTTCCTCGCGCTGGCGCGCCCTCGTTCCTGGGCGCGGGGTGCGGTGATCTTCCGGGAGTCCGACGAGTCGGACTCGGTGCTCGTGCTGGTGAGCGGCCGGGTGAAGGCCTACTCCAGTACCGGCGGCGGCACCGAGGTACTGCTGGCCGTGCGCGGCCCCGGCGCCCTGGTCGGCGAGCTGGCCGCGATCGACCAGCGACCGCGTTCGGCCACCGTGGAGGCGCTGGAGCCGGTGACCGCCCTGATGTTGCCGCTCGGCGCGTTCCAGGAGTACCTGCGTGCCCACGGCCGGATCGCGCTGCTGCTCGCCCAGACCCTCGCCGACCGCCTGCGCGACGCCGACCGCAAACGCATCGAGTTCGGCGCGCACGACACGCTCGGCCGGGTCGCCGCGCGGCTGGTCGAGCTCGCGGACCGGTTCGGTCAGCCGACCGAGGAAGGCGTGCGGATCGCGCTGCCGCTCTCGCAGGACGAGCTCGCGGGCTGGATCGGCGCCTCCCGCGAGGCGGTGAGCAAGGCACTGCAGACCCTCCGCGCCGACGGCACCATCCGCACGTCGCGCCTCACCGTGGTGGTCCACGACCTCCCCGCTCTCCGGGCGCGGGCGCTCGACTTCTAG
- a CDS encoding AAA family ATPase, which yields MTDAPVQLSPTSDTEAARAALGRLRTEVGKVVIGQDAVLTSMVIALLCQGHVLLEGVPGTAKTLLIRTLAAALSLDSKRVQFTPDLMPGDVTGSLVYDARTAEFEFREGPVFTNLLLADEINRTPPKTQASLLESMEERQVTVEGVPRKLPDPFVVAATQNPLEFEGTYPLPEAQLDRFLLKVDVPLPSREAELKVLTAHHQGFDPRDLSQVQPVATAQDLATARMAARGVQVADQVMGYVVDVCRATRTSPSLAAGASPRGSTALLATAKAWAWLSGRDYVTPDDVKALARPTLRHRIVLRPEAELDGATPDGILDSVLATVPTPR from the coding sequence GTGACCGATGCGCCCGTGCAGTTGTCACCAACCAGCGACACCGAAGCCGCGCGCGCGGCGCTCGGACGTCTGCGTACCGAGGTCGGCAAGGTCGTCATCGGGCAGGACGCGGTGCTCACCAGCATGGTCATCGCCCTGCTCTGTCAGGGCCACGTCCTGCTCGAGGGCGTCCCCGGAACGGCCAAGACCCTGCTGATCCGTACGCTTGCCGCCGCGCTGTCGCTGGACTCCAAGCGGGTCCAGTTCACGCCCGACCTGATGCCCGGTGACGTCACCGGATCGCTCGTCTACGACGCCCGCACGGCCGAGTTCGAGTTCCGCGAGGGCCCGGTCTTCACCAACCTGCTGCTCGCCGACGAGATCAACCGGACGCCGCCGAAGACGCAGGCGTCGCTGCTCGAGTCGATGGAGGAGCGACAGGTCACGGTCGAGGGGGTGCCGCGCAAGCTGCCCGACCCGTTCGTGGTGGCCGCCACCCAGAACCCGCTGGAGTTCGAGGGCACGTACCCGCTGCCCGAGGCCCAGCTCGACCGGTTCCTGCTCAAGGTCGACGTGCCGCTGCCGTCCCGGGAGGCCGAGCTGAAAGTGCTCACGGCCCACCACCAGGGCTTCGACCCGCGCGACCTCTCGCAGGTGCAGCCGGTGGCCACCGCTCAGGACCTCGCCACCGCACGCATGGCGGCCCGTGGCGTCCAGGTCGCCGACCAGGTGATGGGCTACGTCGTCGATGTCTGCCGGGCCACCCGCACGTCCCCGTCGCTCGCCGCCGGGGCGTCCCCGCGTGGTTCCACCGCGCTGCTGGCCACCGCGAAGGCCTGGGCCTGGCTGTCCGGGCGCGACTACGTCACCCCCGACGACGTGAAGGCGCTGGCCCGGCCGACGCTGCGGCACCGGATCGTGCTGCGCCCCGAAGCCGAGCTCGACGGCGCGACGCCCGACGGCATTCTCGACTCCGTGCTGGCCACCGTCCCGACTCCCCGGTAA
- a CDS encoding adenosine deaminase, producing the protein MVNLEAFVAGLPKVELHVHHVGSASPQAVAELAARHAGSTNVPSDLDALEKFFEFRDFAHFIEVYIAVADLVRDPEDVRILTYEVARELARQQVRYAELTATPYSHTVRGMAPEAYCEALEDARAAARRELGIELVWCFDIPGEAGIPAAEETLRVSLDQRPDGLIAFGLGGPEIGVPRPQFKPYFDAARAAGLHSMPHAGETTGPETIWDAIRVLGAERIGHGTSALGDPSLVEYLVEHQIPLEVCPTSNLRTRAVASLDEHPLAGMVEAGMFVTINSDDPPMFGTTLENEYLVAAELLKLDAPGVAELAKAGVRASFAPEARKAELTAEIDAYTAANA; encoded by the coding sequence ATGGTGAACCTGGAAGCGTTTGTCGCCGGCCTGCCCAAGGTCGAGTTGCACGTGCATCACGTGGGTTCGGCCTCACCGCAGGCGGTGGCCGAGCTGGCCGCGCGTCACGCCGGCAGCACGAACGTGCCGTCCGACCTGGACGCGCTGGAGAAGTTCTTCGAGTTCCGCGACTTCGCGCACTTCATCGAGGTCTACATCGCGGTCGCCGACCTGGTCCGCGACCCCGAGGACGTCCGCATCCTCACCTACGAGGTCGCCCGTGAGCTGGCCCGCCAGCAGGTCCGCTACGCGGAGCTGACCGCGACGCCGTACTCGCACACGGTCCGCGGCATGGCGCCCGAGGCCTACTGCGAGGCCCTCGAGGACGCCCGCGCCGCCGCGCGCCGCGAACTGGGCATCGAGCTGGTCTGGTGCTTCGACATCCCCGGCGAGGCCGGTATCCCCGCCGCCGAGGAGACGCTTCGCGTCTCGCTCGACCAGCGTCCGGACGGGCTCATCGCGTTCGGGCTCGGCGGTCCCGAGATCGGCGTCCCCCGGCCGCAGTTCAAGCCCTACTTCGACGCCGCCCGCGCGGCCGGCCTGCACTCGATGCCGCACGCCGGGGAGACCACCGGCCCGGAGACGATCTGGGACGCGATCCGGGTGCTCGGGGCCGAGCGCATCGGCCACGGCACCAGCGCGCTGGGTGACCCCTCGCTGGTCGAGTACCTGGTCGAGCACCAGATCCCGCTCGAGGTCTGCCCCACCTCGAACCTGCGCACGCGTGCCGTCGCCAGCCTGGACGAGCACCCGCTCGCAGGCATGGTCGAGGCGGGCATGTTCGTCACGATCAACTCCGACGACCCGCCGATGTTCGGCACGACGCTCGAGAACGAGTACCTCGTCGCCGCCGAACTGCTGAAGCTCGACGCTCCCGGCGTCGCCGAGCTCGCCAAGGCCGGTGTCCGGGCGTCGTTCGCGCCGGAAGCACGCAAGGCGGAACTCACGGCCGAGATCGACGCCTACACCGCGGCGAACGCCTGA